A single genomic interval of Spinacia oleracea cultivar Varoflay chromosome 6, BTI_SOV_V1, whole genome shotgun sequence harbors:
- the LOC110785820 gene encoding uncharacterized protein, with product MEDGVALTLSPLVDAPIPNDAKPECHGGSSFGNGTWLMESDEEADGAYYLNREGRKRHEEFHKAGYLDGIAAGRNDAAQDGFDRGFKESVMVGYKWGIVRGVTSALAHIPNELKLKLVESDEKRRDFLNLYKAVDSMGTEDALKHIFEDNQYVLSSEKNIFINVQFDSSDTDRNSFGDNDLETYFGKFDSLLKESPLVNAQLELNINKVA from the exons ATGGAGGATGGTGTAGCTCTAACGTTGTCGCCGTTGGTAGATGCCCCCATTCCAAATGATGCCAAACCTG AATGTCATGGAGGTAGCTCATTTGGCAATGGAACTTGGTTGATGGAGTCTGATGAGGAAGCAGACGGAGCTTATTATTTAAATAGGGAAGGAAGAAAGAGGCATGAGGAATTCCATAAA GCTGGATATTTGGATGGCATAGCAGCAGGACGAAATGATGCTGCACAAGATGGTTTTGATCGAGGTTTCAAGGAGTCCGTGATGGTTGGATATAAGTGGGGAATTGTTAGGGGTGTTACTAG TGCCTTAGCCCATATTCCAAATGAGCTGAAGCTGAAACTTGTAGAATCTGACGAAAAAAGAAGAGATTTTTTGAACTTATATAAAGCTGTTGATTCTATGGGAACAGAAGATGCACTGAAACACATTTTTGAAGATAATCAGTATGTCTTGTCATCggaaaaaaacatattcattAATGTTCAGTTTGATTCCTCTGACACTGATCGAAATAGTTTTGGAGATAATGATTTGGAGACTTATTTTGGGAAGTTTGATTCACTCTTAAAAGAGTCTCCTTTGGTCAATGCGCAATTGGAATTGAATATAAACAAGGTGGCCTAG